The Lacerta agilis isolate rLacAgi1 chromosome 16, rLacAgi1.pri, whole genome shotgun sequence genomic sequence tgcacgggtgcctgcctgcagaaggaatTTGTGCTGCCGAGCTGTTgcggaaaatgcctatgtggttgtgttaacaggtgtgcaaaggaggggtgcagaaagCTAAAGGCAATTTGGCTTGGCCCAGGGCGCCATATTAGCAAAGTCGGAACTCCTTAAGGGCTGGCAACAATGAGATCGCCGTTGTGCCAAAAAAAAAGAGTCCCCAATCCAACACTATCCAAGGAGAGGCGGCTCATGTAGCCCCCTTGCTGTGCGTAAAAGGAGCGCGGTGCCGATGTCCCGATTTGGCGACCTGTCTCTCCCACCACCCTGTTCAGAAAGGATCAGTAGCAggagacaaaaaacaaacaacccaataTCCAGCTGCCTCTCGCATCTATGGGACGTTCCCACGCGGCTGCGAAGCCAGCCCAGCCGCCCGAGCAGAGCGATACACTTCCGCTGCGCCGCCGATTGGCTGTCGCCGCCGCCGCGCCCACTCTGCGGCTTCCTCTCGGCAAAGGCGCGCGCGCGCCACCCGGTCGCCGGTTTTGGCCATGtcggcggtgcagcagcagcagcagcagccggttccgggcgccgacccggcaggcctcctcctcctcctgccacggccggcgctgctgctgctgggtcccgctggctcggggcgctcGGCGCTCTCGTtccgcgcggcgctgctgggcgcttcCTCCTCCTCGCGGGCTCGCGCGCTCTTCTTGGCGCCGCGGCCTCTGGAGCGCCTGCCGGCCGGGGGCGCTGATGCAGCCGGAGCCGGAGCCATCCaggtgggtgggcgggtgggtaGGTGGGCCAGCAGCCCACCCTTGAGGCCAGATTGCGGCACCGGATTGTGGGCGCGGTGGGTGGGCGACTCCTCCGCAAACGGCGCTCAGCTGAGGGAGTGAATAccgtaacaacaacaaaaatacctaTACAGTATTTATGTGTGTCCCTACTGAGATTAATAAAAGAGCAGCAgtaccaaaatgaattattgtgaaaataagaattattatgggtgggtgggtatcaCATTTTGTCCTCATTCAAGGTGCTATTGAAATTTGAAAGAACCAAAGTCCACTGCTGCACCAGTGGACAAAtatggtaatatggtgccctgagcaaggacaacatttggtgccccccaaaaaatgttattTGCATCCCCTCGATTCCGTGCCCTGTGGGGGGACCACCAGTACCAGGTTTAGGGTGCTGCAAGTGTCTCCCCCCCCACAGGGCACAGAGTCGAGgggatgcaaaataataatattggggggcaccaaattttgtccttgctcagggtgccagtgtggtgtagtggttaagagcggtagactcgtaatctgggggaccgggttcgcgtctccactcctccacatgcagctgctgggtgaccttgggctagtcacacttctctgaagtctctcagccccactcacctcacagagtgtttgttgtgggggaggaagggaaaggagaaggttagccgctttgagactccgggtagtgaaaagcgggatatcaaatccaaactccttcttcttcttcaaagtaaTATGCAAGTGAGGCAACCACTGCCCTGGCCTGTAGTGTGGCTTATTCATTCCTACAAATTGGCCATTAACactcttccctttccctccctagAGAATCCACTTCCTGTACCCGCCATCATTCCGGGAGCTGCTTCAGCTGGTGGCCTCACTGCATGAAACCTTTTCCTGCTCCCTCTCCCTAGTCGTTCTGGATGGCTTGGAGGAATACTTGGGCAGTTGCTCCAGCCCAGCGATGGCAGCTCAGCTTGTGGCCTTGCTGCTGGACACAGCGAACCATTTCAGCCAGAAGCTCCCCGTGGAGTCTGCTGCAGGCTGCAAGCTTGTCGTTTCCATGAGGCTTTCTGGAGAAGCTGGGGAACAAGCGGAGTATTTCTCGGCAATTGAGCGCTACTTCCCAGCCCAGTGCTGGCTGCATCCGAGCACAGAGGATATTGCTGATTCAGGTAGCCAGGGCATCACCAAGCTGATTAGAGCACGTCTCTCCCAGCCGGGCACTAAGGACCAAGAATGGCTGGTGAGATTTGATCCACAAGGAGACATGAGGATTTCTCGGCTTCTGTACGAAGGGGAAGTTGATGGGTGCACAGCTTCAGGGAGCAATCGGCCCCCTGAGGCTTAAGCCCATCCTGTTCTCAGCTCCCAATTTTAGGCCTCTGGTGGTCCTTAGTTGAGTCATTTTTGTGTTCAGGTAATCAACTACCTCTGACCCAAAGACATACATTCACATCCTAGGTGATAACATCTTTCTTACTCcggtttgttgtttgtttcttccCAACTTTGGGCTGagaggttgctttttttttttttttttacaagcagcAAGTTCCAATACTGTACTATAGAGACATTTCAGCTTCCCCATCTGCTCTGCTGCACCTCCGATCGCAAACGTGAAATGTGCCTTTCTCGCTTTGCCAGTTGCAGAGAAAagccctggaaaggaagcagggccCTAAGACACGGCAAACAGAACGCCAAGAGATTAAATATCACacttctgatttttatttatttatttcatctttttaaaaacccagttgTATGGTGTGAGGGAAATGGTTTTCAGAGCGTGATCTGGGGGAAAGATGTGGACAGTTGCCTATGGAGTGGGTGAGCAAAAGTGCCTCTTGGATTCTTCGCACTGTGTTACCTTGAGCAAATAGAGAGAGATCTCTATCCCCCCCGTTGACCTATTTTATGTTGGTTACACTACAGCAGATAGGGAAAGTGGTGTTGAGTCTTTCACATACAGGCAATTCCCCACTTACATTCTGAGCATTAATGTGCATAAGCAAAATGCAcataagcagcagcagtgagagctCCTGCACACCGTTTTGGAGCCCTTGGAGTATTTTTTCCCTGgactttgggctctggggagggtctcctcgcaAGCCACTAGGACTCTCCCACCATTCCAGGTTAGCACTGaattatttagttatttcccGGCGACACACGTGCGCAGTCGCATGCGAGTCAATCGCACACAAGTGAGGGGCGGGCGGGATGCCCGTATGTCTGTCATGTCTCATGTTTGCTTCCCAGAATAGTCAAAAATATGCCTTGAGTGCAAAAGCCATGTAGCTTTACCTGGATGTAGGGGAAAGCGTGTGTTCAGTTCCCAGCACCACCACATACCCGCACAGGTTAACCTAGAGCACATTTGACTGGGAAGTTCCCCCACAAAACCTTACTGAAAGGCACAGAAGTGGAGCAGGAACCTTACTGCAGGGATTGCAGGGATCCATGCTCTTCCTAGGGAGTTGTGGCCTAGTACATGGC encodes the following:
- the LOC117061106 gene encoding ATPase SWSAP1-like gives rise to the protein PALLLLGPAGSGRSALSFRAALLGASSSSRARALFLAPRPLERLPAGGADAAGAGAIQRIHFLYPPSFRELLQLVASLHETFSCSLSLVVLDGLEEYLGSCSSPAMAAQLVALLLDTANHFSQKLPVESAAGCKLVVSMRLSGEAGEQAEYFSAIERYFPAQCWLHPSTEDIADSGSQGITKLIRARLSQPGTKDQEWLVRFDPQGDMRISRLLYEGEVDGCTASGSNRPPEA